The Flavobacterium sp. 1 genome contains the following window.
AATCGACTTTGTTTATTTTTACACTAATTAGAATACATTCATAAATAGTTATGTACGACGAATTGAAATATTGGTACCTTCGGGATCACAAATTATTTTGGACATTGAGTATGTCACAAATCAAGCAGTTGTGTATTATCACGGGTTTTAAAAAAGCCAAAAAAGGAGATGTTATCTATTTCTCTTCTTCAGATGTGCCTCGGGTTTTTCTACTAAAAAAAGGAAATATTAAAATTGTTGCTGTCGATGAAGACGGAAATGAAACCATCAAAGACATTATCCAAAAAGGCGATTTGTTTGGTGAATTGACATTAGAGAATGATGTTAATTCCAATGAATACGCAAAAGCATTGACGGATGAAATCATTATCTGCAGTTTTTTATTATCCGATTTTGAAAATTTATTGCTTCAAAATCCTAGTTTGGCTTTGTCTTATACCAAGTTTGTAGGGTTGAAAATGAAACGCATTAAAAATAGTTATGCTAATTTGATTTCGAAAGATGCTAAAACCCGGCTGTATCAATTCCTAAAAGATTGGGCCGAGAGAGAAGGGAAACTTACCGAAAATAGAGTTGTTCTTGAAAATTATCTAACTCAGAATGATATAGCTCAAATTATTTGTACTTCCAGACAAACTACTACGCAATTGCTAAATGAAATGGAGGCAAATGGATTATTGTATTATAATAGGAAAGAAATTATTATTGAGGACATTACTAAATTATAGTTTTTGAAGAGGGAAAATCGTCCATCACCTTGCGTTTATTGTCCATTTTATAACTTTTAAAGCTGTCGCATCTTTGTAATGTCAATAAAGACAAGCAATTTTAAAATTAAATAAAATGACTACTACAACATTTTCAGTTCCAACAAGATCAGAAGTTTCAGAAAACAACCAAGTAATTTTTGACAACCTGCAAAAAGCTTTAGGATTTGTACCTAATTTATATGCTACAATTGGATATTCAAAAAATGGATTAGAGCGATTTTTAGCTTATCAAAATGC
Protein-coding sequences here:
- a CDS encoding Crp/Fnr family transcriptional regulator; this encodes MYDELKYWYLRDHKLFWTLSMSQIKQLCIITGFKKAKKGDVIYFSSSDVPRVFLLKKGNIKIVAVDEDGNETIKDIIQKGDLFGELTLENDVNSNEYAKALTDEIIICSFLLSDFENLLLQNPSLALSYTKFVGLKMKRIKNSYANLISKDAKTRLYQFLKDWAEREGKLTENRVVLENYLTQNDIAQIICTSRQTTTQLLNEMEANGLLYYNRKEIIIEDITKL